A stretch of Aerococcaceae bacterium zg-252 DNA encodes these proteins:
- a CDS encoding ABC transporter permease has product MISFTIAEWKKMKKTSMFFIGLLFLFISTFVALFNYYYYHNNIILGSEGRVLWGQLTLYNSSLLFPPLLSIFIGMSFLPEFERKTLNMLRANRISMYKLVAGKIIALIGIVLPLQILYLVVYSSIN; this is encoded by the coding sequence ATGATTAGTTTTACTATAGCTGAGTGGAAAAAAATGAAAAAAACATCAATGTTTTTTATAGGTTTACTATTTTTATTTATTTCTACCTTTGTCGCGTTGTTTAATTACTATTATTACCATAATAATATAATTTTAGGTAGTGAGGGACGAGTATTGTGGGGACAGTTAACTTTGTATAATAGTAGTTTATTATTTCCTCCCTTATTATCGATTTTTATTGGTATGTCGTTTTTACCAGAATTCGAAAGAAAAACACTTAACATGCTTCGAGCAAACCGCATTTCTATGTATAAACTTGTAGCTGGTAAAATAATTGCTTTAATAGGAATCGTTTTACCTTTACAAATATTGTATTTGGTAGTTTATTCTTCTATCAATTGA